In Chiroxiphia lanceolata isolate bChiLan1 chromosome 9, bChiLan1.pri, whole genome shotgun sequence, one DNA window encodes the following:
- the LOC116791224 gene encoding E3 ubiquitin-protein ligase HECTD3-like: MRAGGEAPHQVLGRLRFLLQCSECFRCARALPAALCYVPKEVQYKICKDPAAAAAAAARSLLSVWDSPGPAQGGKRAARATIEVRKGGCLRATGEEYCNGAGLWVKLSKEQLEEYTGSHDLAEGWVLAQRFGEGGDKLVPVDSVQRIQWQHETLGVDYRPAVSWEHVVDLTYSMHLGEMPRLIEQDEAAVQKFRSVPPGWSYEHDMELGRFLYDYSEKQLQHVDCTKEHISSIEVSSQMEEYGAAHLTDNQINTFWESNGPPGQHWVRLKMKKGAIVKRLWLMLDGQCNSYIPRRVAVYGGTLNRLQHLRTVLINENSYQNVCILRDVKTHMPVLEIRFLECRDQGYNVRLQGIKIISFWEWDLILNAGMFQPARLVRYPLLEGVDPDVLYRRAVLIQRFVHLLESVLCYLIPLSEDSIGTFNALRSMKPFLLLSKQGSALIAHCLQSSESTAPCTMPKLSINRLLAREHRANPALDPSCRNTVFTQLYEGLRSPKNNQPLDYRWPLTYTQWWELDFIREGIIDNGGGFRDSLSDVSEELCPSSGDVPVPLPFFVRTSNQGNSSSDTRDMYVPNPSCKDFPKYEWIGQLMGAALRSKEFLILSLPALVWKQLAAEEVSWSKDFATVDSELVKLLEVLEQVDREAFEFMFGRELTYTTVLSDQRVVELIPNGSNTVVRYEDRKEFIRLVQKARLEESKEQIAAMRAGLLRVVPQPVLDLLTWQQMEKRICGDPEITAAKLRKFIRFDDFGSDDTRIQYFLEALNNFTSEDLSRFLKFVTGRSRLPVQITVYPERSSLDALDLMPQACTCSSTFFLPSYSSAKVCEELLRYAVYNCMSIDTDKDAWDE; the protein is encoded by the exons AtgcgggcgggcggggaggcGCCGCACCAGGTGCTGGGCCGGCTGCGgttcctgctgcagtgcagcGAGTGCTTCCGCTGCGCTCGGGCGCTGCCCGCCGCGCTCTGCTACGTGCCCAAGGAGGTGCAGTACAAGATCTGCAAAGACCctgcggccgccgccgccgccgccgcccgcagCCTCCTGAGCGTGTGGGACAGCCCGGGGCCGGCGCAGGGCGGGAAGCGGGCGGCGCGGGCCACCATCGAGGTGCGGAAGGGCGGCTGCCTCCGCGCCACCGGCGAGGAGTACTGCAACGGCGCCGGGCTCTGGGTCAAGCTCAGCAAG gagcagctggaggagtaCACGGGCAGCCATGACCTGGCAGAGGGCTGGGTGCTGGCGCAGAGGTTCGGAGAGGGAGGAGATAAGTTGGTCCCGGTTGACTCCGTGCAGAGGATCCAGTGGCAGCACGAGACGCTGGGGGTTGATTACAGACCTGCTGTCAG ctgggaacacGTGGTGGACCTGACCTACTCCATGCACCTTGGAGAGATGCCCAGACTCATAGAGCAGGATGAGGCCGCCGTGCAGAAGTTTCG GTCTGTGCCCCCAGGCTGGAGCTACGAGCATGACATGGAGCTGGGGCGCTTCCTGTACGATTACAGcgagaagcagctgcagcacgTGGACTGCACCAAGGAGCACATCAGCAGCATTGAGGTCTCCTCACAGATG GAGGAGTATGGTGCAGCCCATCTGACAGACAACCAGATAAACACCTTCTGGGAGAGCAATGGgcccccagggcagcactgggtGCGGctcaaaatgaagaaaggagcCATTGTCAA GAGGCTGTGGCTGATGCTGGATGGGCAGTGCAACTCCTATATACCCAGGCGGGTGGCTGTGTATGGGGGGACACTGAACAGGCTGCAGCACCTGAGAACAGTCCTAATTAACGA GAACAGCTACCAGAATGTCTGCATCCTCCGGGACGTGAAAACCCACATGCCAGTGCTGGAGATCCGCTTCCTGGAGTGCCGGG ACCAAGGGTATAATGTCCGTCTGCAAGGGATTAAGATCATATCCTTCTGGGAGTGGGACTTGATCCTCAACGCTGGCATGTTCCAGCCAGCCCGGCTGGTTCGCTACCCTCTCCTGGAAGGAGTGGACCCCGACGTGCTGTACCGGCGGGCTGTGCTCATTCAGAG GTTTGTCCACCTCCTGGAAAGTGTCCTGTGTTATCTGATCCCCCTCTCCGAGGACAGCATCGGCACCTTTAATGCACTCAGG AGCATGAagccattcctgctgctgtccaAGCAGGGTTCAGCCCTCATTGCCCACTGTCTCCAGTCCTCAGAGAGCACTGCTCCTTGCACCATGCCAAAGCTCTCCATCAACCGGCTCCTGGCCCGGGAGCACCGTGCCAACCCTGCACTGGAccccagctgcaggaacacCGTTTTCACCCAG ctgtaTGAAGGCCTCAGATCTCCCAAGAACAATCAGCCCCTGGACTACAG GTGGCCCCTGACCTACACCCAGTGGTGGGAGTTAGATTTCATCCGTGAGGGCATCATCGACAATG GTGGTGGCTTTCGTGACAGCCTGTCAGACGTGTCAGAggagctgtgtcccagctcagGAGATGTCCCCGTGCCCCTGCCCTTCTTCGTGCGCACCTCGAACCAG GgtaacagcagcagtgacaccaGGGACATGTATGTCCCCAACCCCTCCTGCAAGGACTTCCCCAAGTATGAGTGGATCGGGCAGCTGATGGGAGCAGCCCTGCGGAGCAAGGAGTTCCTg ATTCTGTCTTTGCCGGCACTGGTGTGGaagcagctggcagcagaggaggtCAGCTGGAGCAAGGACTTTGCCACCGTGGACTCAGAGCtg GTGaagctgctggaggtgctggagcaggtggacaGGGAAGCCTTCGAGTTTATGTTTGGCAGAGAGCTGACCTACACAACAGTGCTGAGCGACCAGCGCGTGGTGGAGCTGATCCCCAATGGCAGCAACACCGTGGTGCGCTACGAGGACCGCAAGGAGTTCATCCGCCTGGTGCAGAAGGCTCGGCTGGAGGAGAGCAAGGAGCAG aTCGCAGCCATGCGCGCCGGGCTGCTCCGCGTGGtgccccagcctgtgctggaccTGCTCACCTGGCAGCAGATGGAAAAGAGGATCTGTGGGGACCCTGAGATCACAGCGGCCAAACTGCGGAAGTTCA TCAGGTTTGATGACTTTGGCTCCGATGACACACGTATCCAGTACTTCCTGGAGGCACTCAACAACTTCACCAGTG AGGATCTCAGCCGCTTTCTCAAGTTTGTCACTGGCCGGAGCCGCCTCCCAGTTCAGATCACTGTCTACCCAGAAAGGTCGAG CTTGGATGCATTGGACCTGATGCCCCAGGCCTGCACATGCTCCTCCACCTTCTTCTTGCCCAGCTATTCCTC ggccaAGGTGTGCGAGGAGCTGCTGCGCTACGCCGTGTACAACTGCATGTCCATCGACACTGACAAGGACGCCTGGGATGAATGA